One genomic window of Gossypium hirsutum isolate 1008001.06 chromosome D11, Gossypium_hirsutum_v2.1, whole genome shotgun sequence includes the following:
- the LOC121223389 gene encoding uncharacterized protein isoform X2 — MADNNLANQTSSAEMVESNQDLLTQILLHFPVKSLLKSRCVSKRWLSLISDPQFAAKISHLNVNLGPSGLYFYGSPFGFLNFDTNHNMLKIEIFSSENKAWTDSGGPFEAPHYTDFEHGVFCNGAIHWLSPTDVSLYFDVETESLKTMAMPRTQTGGPSGYWSSQRFPYFGQCAGCLHLIEVDSISKPRFHILEMKPDHSHWCDKYRVNLNNVASEFPEIARRYMDEFPTLALNNVEEIEVQYYAYSILSVVIGEKDEDVEVVMVIPGKIISHNPRLNTSKLLSSWRANNVYDCMQYKWYNVFHYVESLATL; from the exons ATGGCTGATAACAATTTAGCAAATCAAACATCTTCAGCTGAAATGGTAGAATCTAACCAAGATCTTTTAACACAGATTCTCTTGCATTTCCCTGTTAAATCTCTTCTCAAGTCCAGATGTGTCTCCAAAAGATGGCTTTCTCTCATTTCTGATCCTCAATTTGCTGCTAAAATCAGCCATTTGAACGTCAACCTTGGTCCCTCTGGTCTCTACTTCTATGGCAGCCCTTTTGGTTTCCTTAACTTTGACACAAATCACAACATGCTTAAG ATTGAGATCTTTTCATCAGAAAATAAAGCTTGGACTGACTCTGGTGGTCCATTCGAAGCACCACATTATACAGACTTCGAGCACGGGGTGTTTTGCAACGGTGCAATCCATTGGCTTAGCCCCACTGACGTTTCCCTTTACTTTGATGTCGAAACTGAAAGCCTGAAAACAATGGCAATGCCAAGGACTCAGACAGGAGGACCATCTGGTTACTGGAGCTCTCAAAGGTTCCCCTATTTTGGACAGTGTGCTGGCTGTTTACACCTTATTGAAGTTGACTCCATAAGCAAGCCAAGGTTTCATATACTGGAAATGAAACCTGATCACTCCCATTGGTGTGATAAATACAGAGTTAATCTCAACAATGTGGCATCCGAGTTCCCAGAGATTGCTAGAAGGTATATGGATGAGTTTCCTACTTTAGCACTGAATAatgtggaggagattgaagttcAGTATTATGCATATTCAATACTAAGTGTTGTGATAGGGGAAAAAGATGAAGATGTTGAAGTGGTGATGGTGATACCAGGTAAAATCATATCCCACAATCCCAGGCTAAACACTTCTAAGTTATTGTCAAGCTGGAGGGCAAACAATGTTTATGATTGTATGCAATATAAATGGTACAATGTTTTTCACTATGTAGAAAGCCTTGCTACTCTCTGA
- the LOC121223389 gene encoding F-box protein At5g07610 isoform X1, whose translation MCMAAKCGVHYMAVKSISSFYHFLSQAFTFTHQTLRGHKLRAIKMADNNLANQTSSAEMVESNQDLLTQILLHFPVKSLLKSRCVSKRWLSLISDPQFAAKISHLNVNLGPSGLYFYGSPFGFLNFDTNHNMLKVPSLSFLNVTGIEILQSCNGLLLLLCSFSSDNDSGFTYCVCNPTTKNFVTVPLPNATANRSIAGINLAFDPSKSTHYKVICVLMNNMQYPNLNEIEHLVSPTYQIEIFSSENKAWTDSGGPFEAPHYTDFEHGVFCNGAIHWLSPTDVSLYFDVETESLKTMAMPRTQTGGPSGYWSSQRFPYFGQCAGCLHLIEVDSISKPRFHILEMKPDHSHWCDKYRVNLNNVASEFPEIARRYMDEFPTLALNNVEEIEVQYYAYSILSVVIGEKDEDVEVVMVIPGKIISHNPRLNTSKLLSSWRANNVYDCMQYKWYNVFHYVESLATL comes from the coding sequence ATGTGCATGGCTGCCAAATGTGGGGTGCATTACATGGCAGTCAAGTCCATCTCTTCTTTTTACCATTTTCTCTCTCAAGCTTTCACTTTCACTCACCAGACTTTGAGGGGACATAAACTGAGAGCGATAAAAATGGCTGATAACAATTTAGCAAATCAAACATCTTCAGCTGAAATGGTAGAATCTAACCAAGATCTTTTAACACAGATTCTCTTGCATTTCCCTGTTAAATCTCTTCTCAAGTCCAGATGTGTCTCCAAAAGATGGCTTTCTCTCATTTCTGATCCTCAATTTGCTGCTAAAATCAGCCATTTGAACGTCAACCTTGGTCCCTCTGGTCTCTACTTCTATGGCAGCCCTTTTGGTTTCCTTAACTTTGACACAAATCACAACATGCTTAAGGTACCATCTCTGTCATTTCTCAATGTTACAGGCATTGAAATTTTGCAGTCATGCAATGGCTTGCTGTTGCTTCTTTGCAGTTTTAGTTCAGACAATGATTCTGGTTTTACTTACTGTGTTTGTAATCCCACCACCAAGAACTTTGTCACTGTTCCTTTACCTAATGCAACTGCAAACAGGTCCATAGCCGGTATTAATTTAGCTTTTGATCCTTCAAAATCCACCCATTATAAAGTCATCTGTGTCTTGATGAATAACATGCAATACCCAAATCTCAATGAGATTGAACACCTTGTTTCTCCTACATATCAGATTGAGATCTTTTCATCAGAAAATAAAGCTTGGACTGACTCTGGTGGTCCATTCGAAGCACCACATTATACAGACTTCGAGCACGGGGTGTTTTGCAACGGTGCAATCCATTGGCTTAGCCCCACTGACGTTTCCCTTTACTTTGATGTCGAAACTGAAAGCCTGAAAACAATGGCAATGCCAAGGACTCAGACAGGAGGACCATCTGGTTACTGGAGCTCTCAAAGGTTCCCCTATTTTGGACAGTGTGCTGGCTGTTTACACCTTATTGAAGTTGACTCCATAAGCAAGCCAAGGTTTCATATACTGGAAATGAAACCTGATCACTCCCATTGGTGTGATAAATACAGAGTTAATCTCAACAATGTGGCATCCGAGTTCCCAGAGATTGCTAGAAGGTATATGGATGAGTTTCCTACTTTAGCACTGAATAatgtggaggagattgaagttcAGTATTATGCATATTCAATACTAAGTGTTGTGATAGGGGAAAAAGATGAAGATGTTGAAGTGGTGATGGTGATACCAGGTAAAATCATATCCCACAATCCCAGGCTAAACACTTCTAAGTTATTGTCAAGCTGGAGGGCAAACAATGTTTATGATTGTATGCAATATAAATGGTACAATGTTTTTCACTATGTAGAAAGCCTTGCTACTCTCTGA